In a single window of the Hippoglossus hippoglossus isolate fHipHip1 chromosome 7, fHipHip1.pri, whole genome shotgun sequence genome:
- the kcnk15 gene encoding potassium channel subfamily K member 15, which translates to MKKQNVRTLSLILCMFSYLLVGAAVFDALESESESSRRRILEQKRSEMKKKYRFSEGDYREIERVVLQAEPHRAGRQWKFAGSFYFAITVITTIGYGHAAPGTEAGKVFCMFYAVLGIPLTLVMFQSLGERMNTFVRYLLHKTKQCIGFQRTEVSMENMVLVGFLSCIGTLCVGAAAFSHFEGWSFFHAYYYCFITLTTIGFGDFVALQKKDDLQEKTPYVAFSFLYILVGLTVIGAFLNLVVLRFLTMNTEDERRDAQERASLKRDRGLLEGGVSLHVGGEQSRGSHRGRSRSNVVRSHSTLFLPMEEGTSRTNLIAFPAEDQERRRSPCRHRLHFQIKPGRLRPESSLSSLCSCVCYRLGVCDSPLMSHSEHHSCHINSVYYNSVSYRIQGCSPGSRDNTGLSSPGSTLSPGHSFREFPRSRRRSV; encoded by the exons TCATCCTCTGCATGTTCTCCTACCTGCTGGTCGGCGCCGCGGTGTTCGACGCGCTCGAGTCCGAGTCGGAGAGCTCCCGCCGGCGCATCCTGGAGCAGAAGCGCAGCGAGATGAAGAAGAAGTACCGCTTCTCCGAGGGCGACTACCGCGAGATCGAGCGGGTGGTGCTGCAAGCTGAGCCCCACCGAGCCGGCAGGCAGTGGAAATTCGCCGGCTCTTTTTACTTTGCCATAACAGTCATCACCACCATTG GTTATGGACATGCAGCACCAGGCACAGAGGCAGGAAAGGTCTTCTGCATGTTCTACGCCGTGCTGGGCATTCCTCTCACCCTGGTCATGTTCCAGAGTCTGGGAGAAAGGATGAACACATTCGTCCGCTACCTCCTGCACAAGACCAAGCAGTGCATAGGCTTCCAACGCACCGAGGTGTCCATGGAGAACATGGTCCTGGTGGGCTTCCTGTCCTGCATCGGAACGCTGTGTGTGGGAGCCGCAGCGTTCTCCCACTTCGAGGGATGGAGCTTCTTCCATGCGTACTACTACTGCTTCATCACGCTCACCACCATTGGCTTCGGGGACTTTGTGGCCCTGCAGAAAAAGGATGACCTCCAGGAGAAGACGCCCTATGTGGCCTTCAGCTTCCTGTACATCCTGGTGGGGCTGACCGTCATCGGGGCCTTCCTCAATCTGGTGGTGCTTCGCTTCCTCACCATGAACACTGAGGATGAGCGGAGAGATGCTCAGGAAAGGGCATCGCTGAAGAGGGACAGGGGCCTTTTGGAAGGGGGCGTGAGCCTCCATGTTGGGGGTGAACAGAGCAGAGGCAGCCACagggggaggagcaggagcaatGTGGTGCGCAGCCACAGTACGCTCTTCCTCCCCATGGAGGAAGGAACCAGCCGCACCAACCTCATCGCGTTCCCAGCCGAGGatcaggagaggagaagaagcccCTGCAGACACAGGCTGCATTTTCAGATCAAGCCAGGAAGACTCAGGCCGGAGTCGAGCCTCAGCTCcctctgctcctgtgtgtgcTACCGCTTAGGGGTCTGCGATAGTCCCCTCATGTCCCACAGTGAACACCACAGCTGCCATATCAATTCTGTTTATTACAACTCGGTGTCCTACAGGATCCAGGGCTGCTCGCCGGGTTCCAGGGACAACACTGGACTCTCCTCCCCAGGAAGCACGCTCTCGCCCGGGCACAGCTTCCGGGAGTTCCCCCGCTCAAGGAGAAGGTCGGTGTGA